The genomic DNA TTGACCACCGCGTTGATTGTTGTATCCACGATTAGAGGGGGAGCCCTGATCACCCTGCATATTGGGATTGTTTGGACCATCAGACCGCTGCCACACAATGCGTGAACGATTCTGGTTCGTATTTGGATTCCCACGTGTCCTGCGAACCCCAcggttggtgttgctgttgttgttgttgttgggcgGCAGGCCACTGCGCAGGTTGCGATATCGCGTGTTATCCGACGGTGAAGTGGCCTCAGCCTCACGTCCCTCCTCCTTTAAAAAGataaatttgaatgtgcttgaATGTTGAACAGCAGCTAAAGGCGGGAAATGGTTAGTAGCGAACAAGGGGGACAAGGGAGACTtgaacaataataaaaactgAAGTTAGTAGCATGCAGCCGGGAGTTTCACCAACCTGCACCCGCACAACCAACCCAACGCCACTGGCTACTGGTCGGAGATTACGCTATCTTTGGTAAAAGCGTCGCCTTCTTACCTCAACACCCACTGCCTGCTTCTCACCCTCTGAGGAGACGCCATCTGTGCCCTCGTTGGCCTCACCCGAACCGCCTTCCGCTTGATTTGGCTGATTATCCGACAATTCAGACTGACTTGTGCCTACATTTTGATCTGCAAAGGGTTAACAGGTTAACTTTAAAGTCCCCATCGAGCATCGTGCATTTGCTTACTCTCATTCCCGAGCTGCTGTGAGTCTTCACCCTGGCCAGGTTCCAGCGTCTCCTCGGCAAATGCCTCGTCAGCCTCGCAGATATCTTCCGCTCCGCCCAAGTCACTTTCGCTGGGTAGTTTTGCGGCATCGGCAGCATTGGTTTCGGCTGCCTCGTTTGGTTTCTGGggtaatgctgctgctgtgccttcGCCACTGGGTCCAGCACTCTCGTCGGGCGCCACGGCTGCGGTTCCATCTACCTCTGCTGTCTCCACACGCGCCGGCTGCTCACTAAAGTTTGATACTTGCGGGGAGCTGACAATCTCCACTGAGCTGCTGGAAAGTCTTCAAATTAAACACTGCATTAAGAAGTCTTTCCCGGACTTACCTCTCCAAACGccgagatgctgctgctgctgatgatgtcgAGGCGACCGCCTGCTTCCATGGGGAGGTCTCGGCCTGTGGCAATTTGGCTGGATTCGAAGActctccgctgccgctggtgaTGGCCTGGCTCTGGTTGTTCTCCTGCGTGgaggctgaggcagcggcggccacCACTGCAGCACCAGCTTGGTTGTCCAGCAATTGGCTCTCCTCttgcacctgcagctgctgctcctcaatGTCCACCTCGTTGTTGTCCTGAGCATCGGACGCCATCTCATTCTCATCGTCAGCACCATCGTTGTCCATGTCGTTGTCCTGCTCGTACGAGTCCTCGTAGCCCTCCTGATCGGCCTCGCCGCCATCGACGGGGCCGTCATCGGCATCCGCCAAGACATCGTCCTCATCGTCAGAGTCCACCACCTGAATGTCATCCTCCTGATCGCGCTGTGACGAGGTGGGCATCTGATCAACGTCCATGCCGGAGTCGCCAATGTGCGTGGCGGACAGCTCCTCACTGTGCATGGGAGCACGCAGACGCTTCGTCTTCTCGGGCACACCATCCTCGGTGTTGGTGGAGTCTCCTTCCACATCGCGCGGACGCTTGATGCCAATGGAGGAGCAGCCTGCCTGAGTGGTGGTCACATTGCTGCTGGACGGTGTGTGCCGGCTGTGACTGCTGACTACCgtcgaggagctgctgctgctgcccgatgTGCtcggctgctggctctgctggcTCGCATCTTGGACACTGGGATTCGCCGTTGGGTTCGGTGTGGAAGTCGCTGTCGATGTGGAGGTAGAAGTCGACGAGGAGCCCTCCACGCGTGGCGACACCAAAGCGACGACCTGCTGCTGCGATCCTCCTGCAAACAGCTGCGAATCATtctgctgtggatgctgcacGCTCTCCGCCTCCTGGGAGCTCTCAGCGGCAGAGGTGGCGCCCATGGGTGGTATGGCGGCCACCGCTACAGCCGCAGAGCTCGTCGATGGCATGTAATCGGTGTGTGAAGATGTGGGCGATGAGGAGGCCATCGATTCCAAGGCCCCACTGCCTGTGGtgtgcacctgctgctgcggcggcaccAAGGCCGTGTTGGCCACCgccgagctgctgccgctggccgaTGCTGATGTTGTGGATGTCGACGACGAGGATGTGGAAGCACTGCCCGCCGACGGTTGCTGGCTGGTGGGCAAGATGGCAGCCGTGCGGCTGTTCTGCACCGAAATGGGCCGGATGCTGGCCAAGGGTGTCTCCCCGCCACGCCAGGGCGTGACAGTGGCCGACTGCTGGACCGTGGCCGACCCGGACATGGGCTTCACATTGGCCGTGCGCGGCGATGAGGACTCTGATATGTTGCCCTTCTCGGCGACAGAGCTCGTCGAGGGCTTGGTCGACTGCTGGGAGCCCAGTTGGCGTGTGAGTTGATTGATGCGCATGTGCAGCGACTCGTTCTCGCGGGTGAGCCGCAAGTTCACCTCCTTGTTGGCGGCAATACTCTCCTGCAACTCCTTCTCCAGACGGGCAACGGTCTCGTCGTACTGCGTCTTGTTGCTGGCCAGCGTGGCCTCCTGATTGACCAGATCCGTTCTGGCCACTGTCAGATCCTGTATGAGCTTGTCCACCTTCACCTTGTGCTCCTGCCGCACGGCATTCGCATCGGTCTCCGGTTCTGTTTGGCGACTCTTCAGAGCATCATTCTCACTGGTcaccttctccagctcctccttggcGGCTCTGTACTGATTGCCAAGCTCATCCAGCTCGGAGCGAACCTTCTCCAGATCGGCACTGATGTCGGCGCCACCCTGTTGTGCCTGCAGACTTATGTAGCCTTCCCTGTAGCGCTTGGCCACCTTGCGCAGGGCCAACTCCTTGGTGTCCTTTTCCTGCAGCGCCTTCTCCTTGGCATCCAGCTCGTCGGTGGCCTTCATcagttcctcctccttctgcagAAGGCGATTCTTCAGCTCCATAATGTCCTGCGTCTGTCGTGAGTTTGTCTGCCGCAGATTTATGGTCTCCTCCATCTGCTTCTTGCGTGCATCGTCCAGGGCTTGCAGTTTGCCCATCAAGGCTGGCAGCTCCGACTTCAGCAGGCCAATCTCGTCGGTTTGCTTCTTGCTGAGTTCCCTTTCGGTCGTCAGCTGCTTGGCCAGATTCTCGCGCTCCGTCTGGATGCGCTTGAACTCCTCCGGATTGCGATTGCTCTTCTCCACGAGGACATTGGCACGCTGACGCCACTTGACGGCCTCGGTGCGCAGCGAAGTGTTCTCCAAGTTGAGTTCCTCAATCTTCGAGGTTAGCTCCTTGTTGCTGCACTGCAGCGGGAACAGTTCCTTCTCCAAACTCTGAATGCGGCTCGTGAGCTCCGCCAGGCGCTGTGTCAGACTGTTGCGCTCCTCCCTCAAAATTCGATTGCTATCTGTGATGGCATCCAGGGTCTCGATCTTGCGCAACACCTCAGCGTACTTGAAGGTGGAATTAACCTCGGTCTGGTTCTTGGAGCGCTCCTGGTTGAGACAGACCGTCACCTCGTCCAACTTCTTCTGCATAATTGTGAGCTCCGACTTGAGGCGCGCATTCTCGGCCTTCATAATGTCCATCTTGGCCACGCACAGATCCTTCTCTTGGCGCAGGAACTTGATGAtcttcagcagctgctcatTGCTGCGTATCTCCTCCACAGCCAAGCCCGAAATATTGAGACTTTGGTCCGCATCCAGTGCCAGAGATTCGTTCAGCAAGGAAGTGTTTGTGCCCGACTGACTCAGGGCCGTCAGCTTGGTGGTCAGCGCTTCAATCTGGTCATGCAATGTGGCATTGAGAGCATTCAAATCGGCGACGCGCCTGTCcgtctcctccttctccttctccagcagaCTTTGGGCCTCGGCATTCGCCTTGAGCAGCTCATCGTGAGCGGCCTGCAGCGACTCCTGTCCCGCCTTCAGCTGGTTCAGCTCATCCCTCAGCTTGTAGTTGTCGGTCTTCAGCTTGGTCAGGTCTTGGATATCAGCCGAGTGCTGCACCATTTCGTTGGCATACTTGACCTCCACTTCGTGCAGCGACTCGGCCAGCGTTGTGTTCTCAGTGCGCAGCGTGCGGATGGTGCGACCCGATTCGGTGAGCTTCTCCAGCACAGTCTTCATCTCATCCTGCGCCACCTTGACCTGATCGGTTTGGTTAATGCTCTTGGTCTGTTCGGTGACATTGAGGAGCATTGCCTCGGCCTCCAGCTCATCGATGCGTGCCCTCAGCTCTGTCTCGGCGCTCTTCAGCTTCTTTATCTCATCCTCGTGGCTGGCCACCATCTCGGAGTGCAGCTCGTGCAGCCGCTTGACTTCGGCCTCGGCAGTCTGCGACATCTTGTAGAACTGCTCGCCATGCGCACGCAGCGAGACGAGCTCCTTCTGCAGCGATTCAATCTCCACAGCGGCCTGGTTGTACTTCAGCTCGAATTCTCGTGCGCGTTTGTTGGCTGCCGACACCGGATTCTCGTTCATCGAGGGCGTCAGGCTCTCCTGCAGCTTCTTGCTGAGCTCGTTCACCTGCGTAACCTTTTGGGCCAGCTCCTCGCGCACACTCACGAGCTCCGCTTGCCACTTCTCCGCTTGCTGTCGCTCTTCTTCCTTCAGCTTGATGGCAGTTTCGGCTTGACGCTTGAACTCGTTCACGGTCTCCTGGAACTTTTCGTGCTCTTCTTGCTGGTGTCGCCGCTGGGCGGCCAGCTCTCGCGCCGCGTCATCCAGCCGCTGCTCGAGGCGCAGCCGTCCCTCAGTCTCTGAACGCTCGAGGTTGGACTTGATAAACTCCAAATTgttgagcagcagcgactgacTGTGCTGATCGCGATGGAAGCTCTCCTTCTCGATCTGCAGACGTGTGGCCGTGTCCTTGAGGTTGCGATTCTCCTGCCGCAGATTGTAGGCCTCCGCCTCGGCGGCAGATGACTTTTTGTGCGCAGCCATCGTTTCATCCTTGAGCAGATGCATGGTCTGCTCGTGCTTGATGATTGTCTTCTCGTAGCTCCGATTGCGATCTTCCAGTGCCGAGATTTGCTTCTTGCACGCCTCCACGTTCCGGTGCAGCAGATCGATCTGTTCCTTCTGGAAATCTGTGGAGTTCAGCAGCTTGCAGTTGGTGGAGGTCAGCTCGCGGACTTCCTTGcgcatcgaatcgaattgtTCCTGGGCCAGGGCATCGTTCTTCCGCTTCTCGCTGGTGTAGTACTCGTAGTTCTCCTTGAGCGCTGCATACCTGCTGTTCTCCTCCACCAGCTGCCGCTCCAGACTCTGTAtgcgctgctccagctggcTCACCTCTTCTCTGTTGTTGTGCTCTGCGGCCTTTGCCGATGTGTCCAGCGTGGCGGTTTCGCTGACATCCATATCCGTGGCCGAATCATCCAGATTGCGCGGCTGACGACCGAGTCGCTTTTGGGCAGCAAAGAATGACTTCTGGTAGCGCTCACACTTGGAGTTGATCAGGTTGAGGGCATTGTTCTTCTCCGCGAGTTGCTCCTCCAGCAGGGCACATCTTTCCTGTGCCTTCTGTGCACGCTCCTTGTCCATTTTCAGCATATTCATATTGAATTCCTTTTCCTGCTCATCCATGGTCTGTGCCAGCTCACGCGTCAGCTGCAACAGCTTCTGATTCCTTTCCTGTAGTTCGACAATTGAATCAAAGGTCACTAGGTGCTCGGAAATGACGCCGTGCACGTTTTGtggttggctgctgccatcgcCCGACCTATTGTGGTGGGATACGTGGGGCACACCTGCGCGCAGGCAATTCAGTTCGTCCAGCAATGTGCACACCTGTCGGCCGAGATCCTTCGCTGAACGTTCCAGCAGATCGTTCTTCTTTGTCACGGATTTCACATCAAAGTTGGCCCGCTCCAGGGACTCCTCCAGCCACTGTTTCTTCTCGAGCAGAGCATCACGCTCGGGGATGATCTGGTCGTAGGCTTCTTTTAGATTCTCGAAGTCCatgcgctgctgctcaatCTCTGGTGCACGCTCTTCCACCTCCTTCAAAATGGACGCCACatgcagcttcagcttggaATTATCGAGATTCATCAGCTCCAAATCTTCGAGGGCCTTGACATACTTCGCGTACAGTTCGGTGATCGTGAAATTGGGATTAATCACGCGACTGGCAACCGCTGCACTTGGCGACATCTTGAAGATGGCCTCCTCCAGGCCCCGATCCTTTGTTTGGGTcagcaatttatttgcttcgCTGAGTTCCTTTCGCAACTCCTCTATGGTGGCCGCACGTTCTGCCAGCTCAGAGTCATGCTGCACCTTTGTGGCACTCAGTTCGGCCTGCAGCTTGTCGTTCTCTGCACTTGATAACTTCAGCATTTCCTTCAGCTCACCGATGCCCCGCAACAGCTCGTCGTGTGCCATCGCTTGCTGGGACTCTGTGCTCTTGAATATTTCATAGAGCTTGTTCTTGGCATCCAGCTCGTTCTTGAGCGAGGCAACGTACTGTTCCGTGACCATGGACTGCTTGTAGACATTGTTCGTCAGCTCCGCTATCTTGTCATTCAACTGGCCGATGGTTTCCACTGCCTGGGCGTGCTCTGCCTGAACTATTTGCAGCGCATCGCACTTTTCCCTTAGACTGTTCTCCAGCTGCATTGTGTTGATGGAGTTCTCGCGTCGGATGTTCTGCAGCTCGCTGTTGTTGCGGTTCAGATCGCTGTTGAGCAGCTGAATCTCATTTTGCAGCATGAGCCGCTCGCTCTCGATGCGCTGCTCCTTTGTCTGCAGGGCCACCTCCTTGCTTTGGATCTCGTCAACGCGCGCAATGGCTTCGCATTTGGCCGAGATGGCGTTGCTCAGCTGCTGACGGTAGGTGTGAAGATCCTCCTTCAGGCGCTCCAGCTCCGCATTCTGGCGTTCCAACAGCGTCAAGAGCGAGTCACGCTCCTCGATTATGCTGTTCTTCTCCTGCCTGAAGGACGTCGCGATGTGCTCGTTGCTGCGTATAGTCTCCAGCAGATGATCACGCTCTGCGGATACTTGGTCCAGCTGTGTGCGCAGCTCATTGACATTTTGCTCGAAATTTGCCAACTTCACATTATGATCCTCGACAGcgctctgcagctcctcccGCTGTTGCTCAGATTCggctaaaaagaaaacaatttgattgaaattaaGTATCTGATTTTGTAGCCAAACAACTCACTGAGCCGATGGGCAGCAGCGCGCTCTTTGCAATATTCCCCAAAGAATTGATCGATATATGTCTGCAGCTTAATCTGCATGACGGCTGGCATTTGCTCCAGCTCGTCCGGACCAAACACATTCCCTAACTCCTGTCGACCACTGAGGTCCATACTGTTGACAACGGCTAACACAAACTATTGCAATAAATTGGTTTTTCAAGCGCGCAAAAGTAAAACTACAAATTTGCGGACGCGTTTGTATAGATTCAGTGTTGCCGCATTTCGCACtgaaaaataccaaaagtCATAGCCATTGTGCAGCTATTTCGTGAAAATTGCGGAAAAAACGCTACCATGCGAAAAATTTGCAAtagaaatgcattaaaatgaCTAAGTagtaaaacaaaaagtcatcCATAATCTGTATTCCTGTGCAAATGCACTTCCTTTAACTAACTTGGGATTTTTCGACCATTTTTGTTGAGACACAGACGTCTGGCTTGCAGCCGGCAAACACCATCCCCCGGTTTGCAAATTCAAACACAATGTCGCAATATTGTAAATCAGCACTGCAACATACGTGTGCAATCTAGTTTTTCCAAATAATGCACTTACCCAAACGATTAGCCGCCGCACGGTTCTTGCAGTACTCATCTGTAAACTTTTCAATGTACCCcgacaattttttttgtacgtTCTCCGGAACAAGATTTAACTCATCCGGCTCAAGTATGTTGTCCAACGATTGTGGACCGCACAGATCCATGTTGGCAGTGAATGTTTCTTTAATAAATGAGGTCaaactttactttttttttttttaacgaaACGCACAGCGATATAAATTATATAGATTTTGTGAACAGACAAgtagtgtgaccgcggactcgTCGAAAAAATATGCCCCCTTATCCTCAGAAAATTACCGTTATATACTAAAAAAGGTATTAAAGTACACCGAATAGTTTTCAGTATTCAGATTTGGTTCGAATATTGTACTTCTTGTAGCAGGGgtccagcaaaaacaaaacttcaTATTCgaattctagtgttcgttcggcaaacaactcttttttgagttaaaaattttcagtaactttttataatattcaacacaaaactgaagtacctggtcaatgcggactcatctctgcgaccaaccaatttcgctgtagcgattaaatatcaaaaaaaaaaaaaaaaaaaaaaacttgttatGATGTCAGCGCCCTGttatttttatgcataaatatatttctaagTTTCTTTGACGTTAAATATTAAGGTATAGAAATGTGCATTATTTAATTTCAGCTTTTAATTCTCGGGTTCCAGCAGCCTAATCGGTTGGATTTTGAATGACTATGAGGATGAAGTCCTTGTCAGGAGCCACCATAATTTCGTGTTTCTTCGAGCGCACCCGCAGGAATGTCATGTCGTTGGACGGGTCCAGGTCCCTCACAACGCTCCGA from Drosophila subobscura isolate 14011-0131.10 chromosome E, UCBerk_Dsub_1.0, whole genome shotgun sequence includes the following:
- the LOC117890690 gene encoding nucleoprotein TPR isoform X1, which gives rise to MDLCGPQSLDNILEPDELNLVPENVQKKLSGYIEKFTDEYCKNRAAANRLAESEQQREELQSAVEDHNVKLANFEQNVNELRTQLDQVSAERDHLLETIRSNEHIATSFRQEKNSIIEERDSLLTLLERQNAELERLKEDLHTYRQQLSNAISAKCEAIARVDEIQSKEVALQTKEQRIESERLMLQNEIQLLNSDLNRNNSELQNIRRENSINTMQLENSLREKCDALQIVQAEHAQAVETIGQLNDKIAELTNNVYKQSMVTEQYVASLKNELDAKNKLYEIFKSTESQQAMAHDELLRGIGELKEMLKLSSAENDKLQAELSATKVQHDSELAERAATIEELRKELSEANKLLTQTKDRGLEEAIFKMSPSAAVASRVINPNFTITELYAKYVKALEDLELMNLDNSKLKLHVASILKEVEERAPEIEQQRMDFENLKEAYDQIIPERDALLEKKQWLEESLERANFDVKSVTKKNDLLERSAKDLGRQVCTLLDELNCLRAGVPHVSHHNRSGDGSSQPQNVHGVISEHLVTFDSIVELQERNQKLLQLTRELAQTMDEQEKEFNMNMLKMDKERAQKAQERCALLEEQLAEKNNALNLINSKCERYQKSFFAAQKRLGRQPRNLDDSATDMDVSETATLDTSAKAAEHNNREEVSQLEQRIQSLERQLVEENSRYAALKENYEYYTSEKRKNDALAQEQFDSMRKEVRELTSTNCKLLNSTDFQKEQIDLLHRNVEACKKQISALEDRNRSYEKTIIKHEQTMHLLKDETMAAHKKSSAAEAEAYNLRQENRNLKDTATRLQIEKESFHRDQHSQSLLLNNLEFIKSNLERSETEGRLRLEQRLDDAARELAAQRRHQQEEHEKFQETVNEFKRQAETAIKLKEEERQQAEKWQAELVSVREELAQKVTQVNELSKKLQESLTPSMNENPVSAANKRAREFELKYNQAAVEIESLQKELVSLRAHGEQFYKMSQTAEAEVKRLHELHSEMVASHEDEIKKLKSAETELRARIDELEAEAMLLNVTEQTKSINQTDQVKVAQDEMKTVLEKLTESGRTIRTLRTENTTLAESLHEVEVKYANEMVQHSADIQDLTKLKTDNYKLRDELNQLKAGQESLQAAHDELLKANAEAQSLLEKEKEETDRRVADLNALNATLHDQIEALTTKLTALSQSGTNTSLLNESLALDADQSLNISGLAVEEIRSNEQLLKIIKFLRQEKDLCVAKMDIMKAENARLKSELTIMQKKLDEVTVCLNQERSKNQTEVNSTFKYAEVLRKIETLDAITDSNRILREERNSLTQRLAELTSRIQSLEKELFPLQCSNKELTSKIEELNLENTSLRTEAVKWRQRANVLVEKSNRNPEEFKRIQTERENLAKQLTTERELSKKQTDEIGLLKSELPALMGKLQALDDARKKQMEETINLRQTNSRQTQDIMELKNRLLQKEEELMKATDELDAKEKALQEKDTKELALRKVAKRYREGYISLQAQQGGADISADLEKVRSELDELGNQYRAAKEELEKVTSENDALKSRQTEPETDANAVRQEHKVKVDKLIQDLTVARTDLVNQEATLASNKTQYDETVARLEKELQESIAANKEVNLRLTRENESLHMRINQLTRQLGSQQSTKPSTSSVAEKGNISESSSPRTANVKPMSGSATVQQSATVTPWRGGETPLASIRPISVQNSRTAAILPTSQQPSAGSASTSSSSTSTTSASASGSSSAVANTALVPPQQQVHTTGSGALESMASSSPTSSHTDYMPSTSSAAVAVAAIPPMGATSAAESSQEAESVQHPQQNDSQLFAGGSQQQVVALVSPRVEGSSSTSTSTSTATSTPNPTANPSVQDASQQSQQPSTSGSSSSSSTVVSSHSRHTPSSSNVTTTQAGCSSIGIKRPRDVEGDSTNTEDGVPEKTKRLRAPMHSEELSATHIGDSGMDVDQMPTSSQRDQEDDIQVVDSDDEDDVLADADDGPVDGGEADQEGYEDSYEQDNDMDNDGADDENEMASDAQDNNEVDIEEQQLQVQEESQLLDNQAGAAVVAAAASASTQENNQSQAITSGSGESSNPAKLPQAETSPWKQAVASTSSAAAASRRLESSSVEIVSSPQVSNFSEQPARVETAEVDGTAAVAPDESAGPSGEGTAAALPQKPNEAAETNAADAAKLPSESDLGGAEDICEADEAFAEETLEPGQGEDSQQLGNENQNVGTSQSELSDNQPNQAEGGSGEANEGTDGVSSEGEKQAVGVEEEGREAEATSPSDNTRYRNLRSGLPPNNNNNSNTNRGVRRTRGNPNTNQNRSRIVWQRSDGPNNPNMQGDQGSPSNRGYNNQRGGQRARGTRPRRQPTNNFNNNPGRY
- the LOC117890690 gene encoding nucleoprotein TPR isoform X4 — translated: MDLCGPQSLDNILEPDELNLVPENVQKKLSGYIEKFTDEYCKNRAAANRLAESEQQREELQSAVEDHNVKLANFEQNVNELRTQLDQVSAERDHLLETIRSNEHIATSFRQEKNSIIEERDSLLTLLERQNAELERLKEDLHTYRQQLSNAISAKCEAIARVDEIQSKEVALQTKEQRIESERLMLQNEIQLLNSDLNRNNSELQNIRRENSINTMQLENSLREKCDALQIVQAEHAQAVETIGQLNDKIAELTNNVYKQSMVTEQYVASLKNELDAKNKLYEIFKSTESQQAMAHDELLRGIGELKEMLKLSSAENDKLQAELSATKVQHDSELAERAATIEELRKELSEANKLLTQTKDRGLEEAIFKMSPSAAVASRVINPNFTITELYAKYVKALEDLELMNLDNSKLKLHVASILKEVEERAPEIEQQRMDFENLKEAYDQIIPERDALLEKKQWLEESLERANFDVKSVTKKNDLLERSAKDLGRQVCTLLDELNCLRAGVPHVSHHNRSGDGSSQPQNVHGVISEHLVTFDSIVELQERNQKLLQLTRELAQTMDEQEKEFNMNMLKMDKERAQKAQERCALLEEQLAEKNNALNLINSKCERYQKSFFAAQKRLGRQPRNLDDSATDMDVSETATLDTSAKAAEHNNREEVSQLEQRIQSLERQLVEENSRYAALKENYEYYTSEKRKNDALAQEQFDSMRKEVRELTSTNCKLLNSTDFQKEQIDLLHRNVEACKKQISALEDRNRSYEKTIIKHEQTMHLLKDETMAAHKKSSAAEAEAYNLRQENRNLKDTATRLQIEKESFHRDQHSQSLLLNNLEFIKSNLERSETEGRLRLEQRLDDAARELAAQRRHQQEEHEKFQETVNEFKRQAETAIKLKEEERQQAEKWQAELVSVREELAQKVTQVNELSKKLQESLTPSMNENPVSAANKRAREFELKYNQAAVEIESLQKELVSLRAHGEQFYKMSQTAEAEVKRLHELHSEMVASHEDEIKKLKSAETELRARIDELEAEAMLLNVTEQTKSINQTDQVKVAQDEMKTVLEKLTESGRTIRTLRTENTTLAESLHEVEVKYANEMVQHSADIQDLTKLKTDNYKLRDELNQLKAGQESLQAAHDELLKANAEAQSLLEKEKEETDRRVADLNALNATLHDQIEALTTKLTALSQSGTNTSLLNESLALDADQSLNISGLAVEEIRSNEQLLKIIKFLRQEKDLCVAKMDIMKAENARLKSELTIMQKKLDEVTVCLNQERSKNQTEVNSTFKYAEVLRKIETLDAITDSNRILREERNSLTQRLAELTSRIQSLEKELFPLQCSNKELTSKIEELNLENTSLRTEAVKWRQRANVLVEKSNRNPEEFKRIQTERENLAKQLTTERELSKKQTDEIGLLKSELPALMGKLQALDDARKKQMEETINLRQTNSRQTQDIMELKNRLLQKEEELMKATDELDAKEKALQEKDTKELALRKVAKRYREGYISLQAQQGGADISADLEKVRSELEKVTSENDALKSRQTEPETDANAVRQEHKVKVDKLIQDLTVARTDLVNQEATLASNKTQYDETVARLEKELQESIAANKEVNLRLTRENESLHMRINQLTRQLGSQQSTKPSTSSVAEKGNISESSSPRTANVKPMSGSATVQQSATVTPWRGGETPLASIRPISVQNSRTAAILPTSQQPSAGSASTSSSSTSTTSASASGSSSAVANTALVPPQQQVHTTGSGALESMASSSPTSSHTDYMPSTSSAAVAVAAIPPMGATSAAESSQEAESVQHPQQNDSQLFAGGSQQQVVALVSPRVEGSSSTSTSTSTATSTPNPTANPSVQDASQQSQQPSTSGSSSSSSTVVSSHSRHTPSSSNVTTTQAGCSSIGIKRPRDVEGDSTNTEDGVPEKTKRLRAPMHSEELSATHIGDSGMDVDQMPTSSQRDQEDDIQVVDSDDEDDVLADADDGPVDGGEADQEGYEDSYEQDNDMDNDGADDENEMASDAQDNNEVDIEEQQLQVQEESQLLDNQAGAAVVAAAASASTQENNQSQAITSGSGESSNPAKLPQAETSPWKQAVASTSSAAAASRRLESSSVEIVSSPQVSNFSEQPARVETAEVDGTAAVAPDESAGPSGEGTAAALPQKPNEAAETNAADAAKLPSESDLGGAEDICEADEAFAEETLEPGQGEDSQQLGNENQNVGTSQSELSDNQPNQAEGGSGEANEGTDGVSSEGEKQAVGVEEEGREAEATSPSDNTRYRNLRSGLPPNNNNNSNTNRGVRRTRGNPNTNQNRSRIVWQRSDGPNNPNMQGDQGSPSNRGYNNQRGGQRARGTRPRRQPTNNFNNNPGRY